GCAGATTCTGTCCGACCACCGAAACCTCCCAACCACGACCGAACTGCCTGCCGATGCGCAGATCCAGCGTTTCATACGCCGGAATGACGCGGCCGGTCTGGTTCAGTTTCCCCACCGCGCGAAACCACGCGTCGATTTCCCAGCTGGCGTCCAGGTTCCAGGAAGAACGAACTGAAAACTGCTGGCGCGGGCTGAGGTTCGCGATATCCCCCAGGCTCGAATCGGAGCTGGTAGCGGAAACCTCCAGGTCCAGATCCAAGTAGGTATACGCCGCCTGCCACTGCCACCAGGGGAAGATCCGCCACACCGCCTGGATCTCCGCGCCGCGGGAAGTGCCGAAACCCCCATTCTCCAGATCTTGCTCGATGGAAGTCGGGCCGACCGCCGTCGAACGGGTGGTAACCAGACGAGAGTATCGATGATGGAAAACCGTGGCATCCAAATAAAAACCGCGCTGAGCCTGCCAGCGCCAGCCAAGCTCCATGGCGGACAAGACCTCCGCCTCCAGCGCCGGGCTGGGCAGCGTCCGGCTTTGGAAGCCCGGCACGCTCACCACCAATACCTGGTCATTCTCAAACCGCGAGGGAATGCGGGCGGCCCGGGACCAGGCGGACCAAAAAGTGATATCCGACCGCGGCTTCCACGTTGCGCGCACTGACGGCAAAAACTCCCACTGCGTAAACTCATTGTATTCGGCCTTGGTCCCGACCGAAAAGTCAAACTTCCCCGCGGGTGGCCGACGCGCGGCCTCGAAGAAGAGTCCTCCTTGGGTGAACCATCGTTTCTCCGGAGTGAACTGCGACACGACTCCCGTGGTGGGGTTGACCGAGTCCGTGAGCCGGCTCCGTCGGTAGTTCAAGCCCGCCGACCATTCGTAGCCGGGCCCAAACGAACCGGAAACCAGACTTTCCAGCTCGAGCACATCGGCTTCGCTCAGGTTTCCTCCGGAATCGCGCCGGATTACATCCACATAGCCCTGTAGCTGTAGATTCAGTTCCCCGATCTGCTGGCGCCGCCGGGCCAAAAAATGACCTCCGGAAGAATGGGCCTGATCCGCCAGACCTGCCACCAACTGGTCCGCGGCGCTGTAAAAGACATCACCGGTCATCATGGTCACAGCCTGGCCGCCTTCCCCCCGGTCGTACCGGAAACCGGCCCGCACCTGCGACCAGGCGTCGTTGTTGTCGGCAATGTTCAGGGGTTCGGAATCATCGCGCGAAAATGCTTTCACGTAAACGCGGGCCCAGGCGTCGGACCCGACGCTGAAGCCGCGCCGGGCGTAAACCTGTCCCGATTCAAAGGTGCCGGCCACCGCGGCCAGCCGGTCGCCCTGGGTGTCGCGGGCCGACTTTGTGATGATGTTGATGACCCCGTTCACGGCATTGGCCCCCCAAGCCGTGCCCCCGGGCCCGCCGATCACTTCGATCTGCTCCACCTCTTCCAGCGGCAGGTCCCGGATGTCCCAGATGGTCGAAGCGAAGCGTTGCGAGTAGAGTGAACGGCCGTCGATGAGCGGCAGCAACTTGTTCGAGGCGGTGCCGTTGAAACCGCGCATTGCCACAGCGTAAGACCGGCTGTTGATCGCACCCACTTCGACTCCGGGGGCCAACCGCAGCGCATCCGGAAGCATCAATGCGCCCGAGCGGCGAATATCCTCCCCTGTGATGACATGCACCGCCGCCGCCGCATTGAAATAGCGCTCCTCCCGCTTCGATACCGTCGTCACCGTGATGCCAGCCAGCTCCTCGAAGGACAGTTCCTGCAAGCCACCCACCGCACTGGGTGGCGTTGTCTGCGCGGTCATGCCACCGGTCAGCAACACGCCCAGAATGATGGCAGACCAGACTGATAGGCGGGCGACGGCCGGCGTTCTCTTCCGTGGCGTCATGTTTGTTTCACGGTAATGTGCCTTGGAGACCGGACAACCGTCAAATACCCTTTTCCCCTGCGGCAGAATGGATGCGGCACGATGTGATCCTTGCGGCGCCGTCATGACTGCCCACGGATCAACGCTGCCAAGAAATCCTGAGCGCGATCCGGCGCTCAATCTGGGAGATCGGCTGACCCGTGCGACTGTCGATCTCGGGACGCTGGGGATCGGCCAGATTGTCCTCGCTCAGCAACAGCACGAGGCCCGGCTTGGGTTCCCAGGAAACCCTCAGTTCGGGCGAAAGAACCGCCGGGATCGGCAAGGCGCCGCTTCCGCTGAAATACCGGAGCGCAGCCCCGATCGCCCACAAGCGCCCCAGCCCGACCCGGGCATCGAGAAAGGCCGTGTGCCGCGGGGTCGAGACCTCGACGGCATTGCTATTGACGCCGCCTGCAGGTCCGTCCGCCTCAATGCGCACGAACGAGTAGCCGCCTGAAATCCGCGTCCGGGCAGTCGGCTCATACTGGAAGCTGAACTCCCCGCCATAGGCCGTGGTCGGCCTCCGGTTGATCAGGTCCCAGCGCCAGACGAGGTAGTCCGTCCCTTGAAAGGTCTCGGGCAGAAAGGTTGCCCCCGCCACCGCTTCGAGACCATCCCCGTAATCCTGGAGGAATGCCGCCGCGTCGATTGTCAGTCCCGGCCGCGGCTGCATCCGCCAGCCAGCTTCACCCGCGACCGCCGTTTCTGCCCTGAATCCCTCGGAACCTTGCCACCGGATCAGCGTGGCTGGAAAGCCCGGGCCCAGTGCGCCGGCGGGCAAGGCGGCGGCATCCAGTCGCAGCCCGCGGTCGAACCGGGTCGGGTTGCGCACCGCCCGCGACACCGCGGTCCAGACCACCTGGCGATCGGAAACCTTCCAAAGCAATCTCGCCCCTGGCTGAAGTTCCCAGTCGGAATAGGTGTGATTTTCCAACCGCGCACCCAAGGTCAGCCGAAACGCCTCGCCGATTGTTACCTCGTCCTGCACGAAAGCCGAAAAAAGATTCAGCGTCGCGTCCTCCGGATCGAAAGCCGGCCGGAGAAAGCCCTCCGTCCGATCACGGCTGGTGCGCAACCCTCCCCCTAATGTCCATTGGTGGATGCCGTGGGCCAGGTTGCGCTGCATTTCGAGGTCCCAGGTGGTCCGGGTTTCACAAATCAAAGTCTCCTCGCGGCGCGCATGGTCGGCCCAAAACTGGACAAACCATCCATCCCCTGCGTTGTCGCTGGCTTGAACCCGTCCCCGCAGGTTAAAACCGCGCACATGCAGGCCGGTCGCGGTGTCGATCCGCCCCAGGCCCGGCGCCGACATGTCGACGACGGGCTGCGTCAGTCCACCTTCACCTTGGAACAAATCCCCCTGCAGGGTCAGCTCGGTCTTGCCCGCGAGTTTGCGGTCGGCCCTGAAGCCCGCCTGGGTCTTGCGCCAGTCATCCCGCACCTCACTCCCATTGAGCGCGCGTGTCGATTCCAGCTCCCGATGCTCGACATAGTAACGTGACGCCCAGCCGTCCTTCAAGCCATACGCCTGCCGGGCGAATCCCCGCCAGCCCTCGGTGCCAGCCGTGGCACTGACCCGGGACCCGGGCTTGTCCTGGGCCGATGCCGTGACGACGTTGATCACCCCGTTGACGGCATTGGCGCCCCAGACCGTGGCGCCGGGTCCGCGGACCACCTCGATCTGCGCCACTTCTTCCATCGGCTGGCTCTGCATGCTCCAGTAGGTGCCGCCAAAAAGCGGGGTATAGATGGAGCGGCCGTCGATGAGCACCAACAATTTGTTGGCATACTGGGCGTTGAAGCCTCGCACGCTCACCCCCCACTCCCGCGAATTCACCCGAGCCACCGCCGTTCCCGCCGCCAGGCGGAGCGCCTCGGGTATGGTTTCAATCCCGCTCTCATCGATCTGCATCCCTGTCACGACGCTGACCGCCGCCGGGACCAAAAACAGCCTTTCCTCCCTCTTCGAGACGGTCGTAACCGTGACGTTCGCCAACTCCTCGAAAGACATCTCCTCCAGCCCGGTCGGTGCCGGCGCGGCCTGTTGCGCCCATCCGCACGCGACCCATGAAATCCAGCACACAAATGTCCGCCGGAATCCTCTGCGGGCCGTTCGTGGGGCACGACGGTTCATGGTGTGGGTACGAACCTGCCCAATCACTTCACCCGAGGCAAGCGTTCAGAAACGGGTCCTGCCCCGCCTGTCCGCGGCGATCTGATGATCCCGGCCCTGGCCACGTTCGACCAACCCGGGGAGCGCCTCTGCCTTGGAAGCTTGGGCCGAAGGCTTTCAATCCGGTTTTTCCTTCAGCAAGGGTCGCACCTTCAGCGGCGGCACCGTCCGCTCGCCGAATGGACGCTCAGCCCGAAATTCTCCGTGCGGCTCAGAGTTGCGGCCAACTCACACCTTTCGACGGCGGCGAGCCATCGCCGCCGTATTTGTTTTGGGCGCACTCTCGCTTTTAAAACGAGGTCACGAACCTCAGCATCGTGAGCTGGTTCCGGTAACCGGGTCCGGCGTGCAGGGTGTGCCGCAGCTCGTGCCACTGCGCGACACCACTCCGACCGAAGGTGCGTTGCACCTCCACGGCACCGCTGCGGGTCCGGACGCCAAAGTAATACGCGATCTATGGGCCCCACTGCTCAAAGGTGTCCAACAGCGTGATCTGCTTGCCGATGGTCCCCAGGTTGGGACGGGGCGGACGCAAACACGAAACCACGTCCCCCTCCCGCCCGCACGCCTCCACCGCGAAAACCCAGTTTGGAGAAGCGGTCCACTCCAACCGACCAAAATCGCCCCTCCCGCTCCGGTTGCGTTCCTGCGCCGCGACTCCGATGCCCACGGCCTCGGTGGCAAACACGGGGCGATGCGGCCCCACACCCGTTTTGTATTCCCAGGCCAGCGCGATCCCGGAAGCCACCTGATTGAGTCCTTCGAAACGCGGCCAGATCTCCGTGCGCATCCGCAAACCGGCCCGCAGGCGGTGCCCGCCTTCGACCAACCACCCGCGACCCGTCTCGAGTTCGGCATTCAGCTGCCAGACGGACAACAGATCCTCCGGGCGTTCGGCATTGGACACGTTGTCGTGCCAGACCACTTCGGTGCCAGGGCGCCAAGGTGCCAGGGCGCCGCGCTGGCGCTCAATGCGGCAAGCAGGTCGAACCTGGCCGCAACAATGGACGGTATGCGAGGCATGCGCCAGTGATAGCGCTCTGCGGCCAAACTATTCCCGTTACGCCGCAAGCTCCCCCCCTGACCTGCGGCTGTCAGCGAAACGCGGCAGGATGTCGCCGTGAATCCAACCACCCTTGCCTGGCTCCAAATTCTTCAGCATCTGGTTACCGCGCTCATTGCCCGCGAACCCGGTGCGACAGGGCCGCTGGAGCAGTTCAAACAGAACTGACGCCGCGGTGGATCGCAGCGCCAACGTGTTCGCGACCTGACCATGGCTCAGCACGCTTGCGCGGTGTGGGAAAGCACCCGCCGGGCTGCTCACGAATCACCCTGATGGCGCCCAACCCAATCCTTCCGACCAAGGTCCGCTCAACTTCCACCCGCAAACCGGTCCAGCTTGCCGCGCAGGCTGCGGCTGAGCGGCAACACCGTGCCGTCACGCAGCACCACCTGGTAGTCGCCATGCTGGGCCGGCTGGATCTCGCGCACCTGGTCGAGGTTCACGATCGCCGAGCGGTTGACGCGGGCGAAGACCTGCGTGCCGAGCCGCGTCTCGATGGCCGTCATTGTCTCGCGCAGCATGAGCCGGCCGGAGACAAGATGGAGCATGACGTAGTTGTCCGCCGCCTCGACGCGCACGATCTCCTCGGGCTTGAGGAATACGAGGCGTCCGTCGGCCTTGACCGTGATGCGATCAGGGGGCGCCTCGGGCGCCGGGGCGGGCACGGCGGCGCGCCGGCCGTGGACGACGGCCTGCGCGCGGCGCAACGCCTGCTGGCAGCGCTCGCGGTCGAAGGGTTTCAACAGGTAATCCACCGCCGCCACGTCGAAAGCATCGAGGGCGAACCGATCATGGGCTGTGGCAAAAATAACGGCCGGGCGCGTCTCGGCCGGAAACTCCGCCAGCACCTGCAGGCCGTCGCAGCCGGGCATCTGCATGTCGAGGAACAAGAGATCAGGTGCATCGCGCCGGATGGCGGCGATGGCCTCGGTGCCGCTGCCGCATTCTCCGATGATCTCGATGGCCGGCTCGGCCTTGAGGAAGCTGCGCAGGCGGTCGCGCGCCAGCGGCTCGTCATCCACGATGAGGGTGCGGATTTTCATGGTGTGAATATGGGACTCATGGGGCCTATGGGACGTATAGGGCCTATAAGGGGATCAGTATCCGCACCTCCAGCCCGCCCTCGGGATGGTTCGCGAGCGTGAACTCGTGCCGCTCGCCGTAGAGTTCGCGCAGGCGGGCACGCGTGTTGGCGAGGCCAATGCCCTCGCGGGTGAAGCCGCCGGGAGGGATGCCCGCGCCGTTGTCCCGCACGGTGAGCAGGATCCGGTCGCCCTCGCGGCGCGCGGTGATTTCGACGCGGCCCTGCCCGGAACGCGGCTCGGTGCCGTGGCGGATGGCATTTTCCACCAGCGGCTGGAGGATCAGGCTCGGCACCTCGGCGTCGAGCACCGCCGGGTCGGCGTCCACGCGCGCGGTCAGCCGGTCGCGGAAGCGGATGCGCTCGATCTCAAGGTATTTCTCGATGAACGCCACCTCGTCGCGGAGCTTCGTGAGCGGCTGACCCGGGTGGTGCATCGTCAGGCGCAGCAGCTCGCTGAGGCGCACGAGCATCTTGTCGGCGGCGTGCACGTCGCTGTGCATGAGCGAGGCGATGCCGTTGAGCGTGTTGAAGAGGAAGTGCGGCTTGAGCTGGCGGAGCAGCGACTGGAGGCGCGCCTCGGTGAGATGCTTCTCCAGCTCGAGCGCGTGGACGGTGCGCTCATGATATTTGCGGTAGTAGTCCACCGCGTGGCTGATCGTCACGATGACGCCATAGACGAGCAGGTTGAACGGGTAGGTCTTCACCAGCAGCGGCTGGAACACCTCGGCAAAGCCGACCGCTTCGTCCGCCAGCCAACCATGCACCACGCCGACGGCCGAGCGCAGCAGCACATAGACGAGCGAGCACACCAGCGCGGCGGCGAGGTGGATGCCCGCCGTGCGCCAGACCTGGGTGCCCTCCGGCGGATAACGGCGCGCAACCATGAGAATCGGCACCGACAACACGGCCCACACATACCAGTCGCCGAGGGAGTAGCCGATGGCCTGACCCCAGGTGACCGAGCGTCCGAGCAGCGTGCTCGACAGGTAGAACTGGCTCGCGAACGCGAGACCGACGAGCGTCCAGAACGCACCGATGCCCGCAAAACGGAGCAGCGAGCGACCGGGCTGGGAGGAGTCGGGCATTGCGTGGAGGGGTCGGCGGCTTATGTAGGTGGCGAACCATTTCGTGTCCACGACCTTTCGCACCGGATAGTGAGCGCCCCCGCCGCCAGTCCCCGCCCCGCCCCGCCGCCGGTCCGGCCGCCCGTGCCGACCGTGGTGTCGCCGCTGCTGCCGGTGCTGCTGCCGCTCGTGATCACCGCCATCGTGCTGAGCGTGCTGTTCGCCTGGCTTTTCCCGCCACCGGCCGACACGGGCGCGCCGGCGGTGCGCTTCACCGATGTCACGGCGGAATCCGGTCTGCGTTTCCTGCATCAGCAGGGTGGCACCGACGCCCCGACCACGCTCGGTGGCGGCGTGACCGTGCTCGACTTCAACCAGGACGGCCGGCCGGATCTCTTCTTCACCAACGGTGCTCCCTGGCCGTGGGAGGAATCCCTCGACAAGCGCCTGACCGCCAGCGCGGCCTTGTTCCGCAACGACGGCGAGGGACGCTTCACCAATGTCACCGCCGCCGCCGGTCTCAACACGCCGATGCAGGGCATGGCCGGCACGGCCGGCGACTTTGACGGCGACGGCCTCACCGACCTGTTCGTCACCTGCGTCGGACCCAACCGGCTCTTCCGCAACCTCGGCGGCGGCCGCTTCGAGGACGTGACCGAATCCGCCGGCCTCGCCGGTGAGGAGAATACGTGGAGCAGCGGCGCCGCCTGGCTTGACGTGGACGCCGACGGCCGCCTCGACCTCGTGGTGTTGCACTACGCCCGCTGGCCGCAGGAAGTCGGCCTCGGGGCGGCGTTCGGTGTCGCCGCGATGGGCCGGTCCTACGGCACGCCGACCGGATTTTTCAGCGCCCCGCCCACCGTGTGGCGCAACCTCGGCGACGGGCGCTTCGCCGCCCTGCCCGGCTCGGCGGGCCTGCGCGACACCGATGCCGAGACGGGCCGCCCCGTCGCCTGGCCGCTCGCGCTCACCCTGCTCGACGCGAACGGCGACCGCCGGCTCGACCTGCTTGTCACCTATCACCAGCACGCACCGTCGCTCTTCCTGGCGCGCGGCGACGGCCGCTTCGGCAAACAGTCGGTGGCGACGGCCCCGCGCCAGGAAGGTGCCGCCGCAAGCTTCGCCGCCACGGGCGCGCTGCCTCCCGGCCCCGCCGCCGGCGATGCGGAACGGCTGCGCGCCCTGCTGGCCCGGAATCCGGCGCCCGCCGCCGACCCGGGACCGCTCGCGCTTGGATCCCGGCTGTCTGTGGTCGTCACCGATCTTGATCTCGATGGGCGCACCGAGATTTTTTCCGGCGAAGGCGCCGCTGAGCCGGGTGTGAACCGCTTCGAGAACGGCCGGGATTTCGTCCGCCACCCGCAGGTGTTCTGGCCGCGCGGCGACACCTGGCAGCCGCTCTTCAGCGGCGAAACGGACACCCCCGCCCTCACCGCCCGCGGCGTGGCGGCGGCGGACTTCGATGGCGACGGCGACCCGGATTTCGTGATCGCGCAGAACCACGGTGCGCCCGTTCTGCTGCGCAACGACCTCCGCACGCCGGCCCCGTGGCTGCGGCTGCGCCTCATGGCCACCCGCAGCGAACCCGCCGCCGGCGGCGCCCGCGTCGAGGTGCACACGCCGCGCCGCGTGTTCGCGCAGACCGTGGCACCCGCCCTCGGCTACCTCGCCCAATCCGACGCCGCCCTCACCTTCGGCCTCGGCGAAGACACCCGCGTGCGCAAGGTCGTCATCCAATGGCCCTCCGGCCAAGTGCAGGAACTCAAGCCCGATGCCCTGAACCGCACGCTGGAAATCCGGGAGCCTTGAGGGCGAAGTGCCAAGTATCAGGTTACACGAAACAAGAAGCGGCACAACCGATCCGGCATTGTCTGCGCCGCCGGGCATCGTCTTTCGTCAACGCGGCCCCTGATACTTGTTACTTGAAACTTGTTACTTCCCGTGGAGCCTCTGGTTCCATGAGTTCCTGTCCCTGCGGTTCCGGTTCCACCTTTGAAGCCTGCTGCGGCCCGATCCTCGGCGGCGCGCCCGCCCCGACGGCCGAAGCCCTGATGCGCTCGCGCTACACGGCCTACGTGAAGCACGACGTCGCCCATCTCGAGCGCTCGCTCAGCCCCGACCAGCGCAAGGACTTCGACGCCGCTGCCGCCAAGCAGTGGGCCGAGTCCGCCGAGTGGCACGGCCTCACCATCCTCAAGACCGAGCAGGGCGGCCCCGACGACAAGCTCGGCGCCGTGCACTTCTCCGCCAAGTTCAAGATGGAGGGCGAGGAACGCGAACACCTCGAGATCGCCCTCTTCGGCCGCGACGACGGCCGCTGGGTCTACACCGGCCAGGTGGACGAGCCCGGCAAGACCGTGCGCCGCGAGACGCCGAAGATCGGCCGCAACGACCCCTGCCCCTGCGGCAGCGGCAAGAAATACAAGAAGTGCTGCGGCGTCGCCGCGTGAAGAATCAAAAGGCGGACCCTCCGGTCCGCCTTTTTAGTTTAGCACAGCGCGCCTAGGCACGGACCAAGTGGGCCGGGCCCAGACGCATGAGCGCCTCCAGCCCCATGCGGCCGTTGTGGTAGGGGCATTTCCAGAAGCCGACCTTTTCGTGCGATTGGATGACCTGGCCATCGCGCGTGACGCCGCGAAACCATTCGCCGTGTTCCCGGTCGATCAGGTGCGTGGCGATAAACTCCCAGGTGTTCTCCGCGGCGGCGAGATAGCACGCCTCGCCAGAGATCTGCCACGCGTTCAGGAAACCCACAACCGCCTCCGCCTGCGGCCACCATTCCTTGGCGCCGTCCACGATGCCGCCCGGGGCACCGAGGTTGACGATGCCGCCGTCGGCGTCCGTACCCTCGGCGAGGGTGACGTCGGCGATCTTCAGGGCGAGGGTGCGGGTGCGCGCGATCAGGTCCGCCTCGCCCAGCACGTCGGTGGCGCGCGTGAGCAGCCAGGCGGCCTCGATGTCGTGGCCGTAGGAAATCTTGTCGGAGGTCGGCCGCCAGTCGGTGGTGAAGAACAGGCCAAGGTGGCCCGTGCGCGCATCGACGATGCGCGTGAGCATCACTTCCACGAGTTCGCGCAGCGCGACCCGCAGACCGGCGTCGGGCCATAGCTGCAGCAGCCGCGTGTAGGCCTCCATCACGTGCAGCATCGTGTTCTGCGACTTGGGGTCGTTCTGATCCACCTCGCTCAGGCGCATGTCGGCGATCGGCGCCCAGTCGCGGGCGAAGGCCTCGAGGTAGCCGCCGTGCACGCGTTCGCGCGCGTGGTGCTCCAGCAGCAGGTAAACGGCGACCGCCTGGTCGAGGGCGCGCCGGTCGCCGGTGGCGGCGTGGTATTCGCTCAGCGCGTAGATGGCGAAGGCTTGTCCATAGACCTGCTTGCGGTCGCGCTGCACGGTGCCGTCGGCGTGAATGGACCAGAAAAAGCCTCCGTGCTGCGCGTCGTGAAAACGGCCCAGCAGATCCGCGTGCGCAAGGTCGGCCATCTCGCGGTAGGCGGGATCGCCGTAGGCGCGGAAGGCCGCCGCGTAGGTCCAGAGGATGCGCGAGGTCAGCAGGGCGCCGCGCCCGACACCCGCCTCCACGGCGAGGTGGTTGCTCAACTGCCCGTGGAACGTGCGGGCGGGCGTGTTGACGACATGCCGGATCCAGAACGGCAGGATATTGCCGCGGAGATCGGCCTCGATGGCGCGGAGGAGGTCGCTCGGAGTAACAGAAGGGGACACGTGGAAAGAAGCGCCATTGAGCCGCCCCGGCCCACCCCTGGCAAACCTCCGACGCGGAATCTTAATTCCGGAAAAAAGGATCATGGTCCGGCCGGCCTTCGGCGGAAGCTGACCTTGAGTCCCGGCGGCCGGCCGGCCATCTTTGGACATGCTCTCCGCGCACCGGCCGGCCTCTCTGCTCCTTGCCTGCCTGCTGGCGCTTGCGCTGCCCAACTCGCCCGGCGCTGAAGCCAAGGAACCGCGCCCGGCCAAGCTCAAGCGCCTCGACTCGGCGCACACCATTCCGGACGAGGCCACGTGGCGGCGGCTGGCCGCGCGCACGGAGTCCTCCGCTTTTGCCCGCACCGAGTCGGTCAAGTTCCTCCTGGATTTGGAGAGCCGCCGCCGGCTCTGGTTCACCGACACCGAGCGCTATCCCTATCACTACTACTTCGCGATCGAACGCCTCTCCGGGCCGGGCCGGCCGGTCAAGGAACACGACCTGTTCAACTCCTTCGAATACCGCGACGCCGGCCGGCGCTTCGAGATGGGCACCATCACGCACTACCTCGACTCCGGCCTCTGGACGCTCGAGCTGTCGAGCTCCGACACGCTGTCCGGCGAGCGCATCCTCCGCCTCTACGAAACGCTCCGCGCCGCGCTGTGGATCGGCGACCGGCTGCGCTTCCGGCCGCTCTCCGACCTGCAGGAGCGCAACCTCGCCGCGGTGCGCGACCGGCTGCCGCTGGCGAACACCGAAGAGGTGTTTGCCGGCATCCGCTACCAGCCGCTCACCACCGGCCGGACCTTCGGCCACCTGCGGATCGTGCGCGGCCCGCTGGACGTCGCGACTGTGCGCGCCGACCAGATTTTGGTGCTGGAGCAGCTGCCCGAGGAGATCCCCGTCAACGCCGGCGTGATCTCAGCCGAGTTGCAGGCCCCGCTCGGCCACATTGCGATTCTCTGCGCCAACCGCGGCACGCCCAACATGGCGCTGCGCGAGGCGCTGAACCGGCCCGACTGGGCGGCGCTCGACGGCCAGCTCGTGGAACTCGTGGTCGGGTCGCAGGAGTTTTCGCTCCGTCCGGCCGACCCGGCCGAGGCACAGGCGCACTGGGCCAAGCGCCGCCCCAAATCCATCAAGGTGCCGCAGCTCGACCCGGCCGAAACGCGCCTGCTCGACGTGAACAGCCTGCGCCTCAAAGACACCCGTTTCGCCGGGGCCAAGGCCGCGCAATTGGGCGAAGCCTCGCGCATCAAGGGCCTGGTCACGCCCGGCGGCTTTGTGATCCCGGTCGCGCACTACCTCGCGCAAGTCCGTGCGAGCCGCGCGCTCGACGATCTCCCGGCACGCACCGCCGCGGCGGATTTCATCGCCGACTCGAAAGTCCGCGCGCAGTGGCTCCAGCAGGTCCGCACCACCATCGAGGCACACCCGGTGGACCCCCAGCTCGTGCAACAGGTGGCTGAGCGCATCCGCGCGACCGCGCCCGGCTCGCGCTGGATTCTGCGCTCCAGCACCAACGCCGAGGACCTCGCCGGCTTCACGGGCGCAGGCCTGTACCGCTCAATCCGGATCAAGGCCGGGGCGAGCGACGCCGACATCGCCACCGCCCTCCGCGGCGTGTGGGCCAGCGTCTGGCAGCAGGGCGCATTCGAGGAGCGTGCGTGGCACGGCGTGGACCATGCCGCCGTGGCGATGGCGGTGCTGGTGCAGCCCTTCGTGGATGGCGCCGTGGCCAACGGTGTGGCCATCACCGCCAACCCCTTCACCGAGGACCGGCCCGGCTTCCTGATCAACGCCCAGGTGCTCGGCGGCAGCGTCACCGGCGCCGGCGGCAACGAGATCCCCGAGCAGCACATGATCTACACCTTCACGGACCAGTTCGAGTTCGAGGTGCTGTCCCGCAGCTCGCGCTCGGGCGGACAGCCGCTGCTGACCGAGGCCGATCTCCAGAAACTGGCGCCTGCCCTGCAAAAGCTCCACAGTCACTTCCTCTGGCGCTGGCCGGGATCCGCCAACGCCGTGGACGCCGAGTTCCTCATCGCGGGCGAGGACCGCCATGTCGTGATCCTCCAGGCGCGCCCCTACACGGTGAGCTACAAACGCCTGAAGGTGGAGTGAGGAGATTCACGATCTACGATTGACGAATTACGATTTAGCCGGATCCGAAACGGGCTGACCATGAATCGCTGCATTTAAGCAGGAGCCGCGTTGGAGCGTAGCGACAACGTGGTCTCATTCGGCCACGCTTTCGTCCCGCGGACACGAGACTCAAGCACGGCTACACCTTGGTTGGATACACGG
The DNA window shown above is from Oleiharenicola lentus and carries:
- a CDS encoding AGE family epimerase/isomerase → MSPSVTPSDLLRAIEADLRGNILPFWIRHVVNTPARTFHGQLSNHLAVEAGVGRGALLTSRILWTYAAAFRAYGDPAYREMADLAHADLLGRFHDAQHGGFFWSIHADGTVQRDRKQVYGQAFAIYALSEYHAATGDRRALDQAVAVYLLLEHHARERVHGGYLEAFARDWAPIADMRLSEVDQNDPKSQNTMLHVMEAYTRLLQLWPDAGLRVALRELVEVMLTRIVDARTGHLGLFFTTDWRPTSDKISYGHDIEAAWLLTRATDVLGEADLIARTRTLALKIADVTLAEGTDADGGIVNLGAPGGIVDGAKEWWPQAEAVVGFLNAWQISGEACYLAAAENTWEFIATHLIDREHGEWFRGVTRDGQVIQSHEKVGFWKCPYHNGRMGLEALMRLGPAHLVRA
- a CDS encoding YchJ family protein, encoding MSSCPCGSGSTFEACCGPILGGAPAPTAEALMRSRYTAYVKHDVAHLERSLSPDQRKDFDAAAAKQWAESAEWHGLTILKTEQGGPDDKLGAVHFSAKFKMEGEEREHLEIALFGRDDGRWVYTGQVDEPGKTVRRETPKIGRNDPCPCGSGKKYKKCCGVAA
- a CDS encoding CRTAC1 family protein; translated protein: MSAPAASPRPAPPPVRPPVPTVVSPLLPVLLPLVITAIVLSVLFAWLFPPPADTGAPAVRFTDVTAESGLRFLHQQGGTDAPTTLGGGVTVLDFNQDGRPDLFFTNGAPWPWEESLDKRLTASAALFRNDGEGRFTNVTAAAGLNTPMQGMAGTAGDFDGDGLTDLFVTCVGPNRLFRNLGGGRFEDVTESAGLAGEENTWSSGAAWLDVDADGRLDLVVLHYARWPQEVGLGAAFGVAAMGRSYGTPTGFFSAPPTVWRNLGDGRFAALPGSAGLRDTDAETGRPVAWPLALTLLDANGDRRLDLLVTYHQHAPSLFLARGDGRFGKQSVATAPRQEGAAASFAATGALPPGPAAGDAERLRALLARNPAPAADPGPLALGSRLSVVVTDLDLDGRTEIFSGEGAAEPGVNRFENGRDFVRHPQVFWPRGDTWQPLFSGETDTPALTARGVAAADFDGDGDPDFVIAQNHGAPVLLRNDLRTPAPWLRLRLMATRSEPAAGGARVEVHTPRRVFAQTVAPALGYLAQSDAALTFGLGEDTRVRKVVIQWPSGQVQELKPDALNRTLEIREP
- a CDS encoding PEP/pyruvate-binding domain-containing protein, which encodes MLSAHRPASLLLACLLALALPNSPGAEAKEPRPAKLKRLDSAHTIPDEATWRRLAARTESSAFARTESVKFLLDLESRRRLWFTDTERYPYHYYFAIERLSGPGRPVKEHDLFNSFEYRDAGRRFEMGTITHYLDSGLWTLELSSSDTLSGERILRLYETLRAALWIGDRLRFRPLSDLQERNLAAVRDRLPLANTEEVFAGIRYQPLTTGRTFGHLRIVRGPLDVATVRADQILVLEQLPEEIPVNAGVISAELQAPLGHIAILCANRGTPNMALREALNRPDWAALDGQLVELVVGSQEFSLRPADPAEAQAHWAKRRPKSIKVPQLDPAETRLLDVNSLRLKDTRFAGAKAAQLGEASRIKGLVTPGGFVIPVAHYLAQVRASRALDDLPARTAAADFIADSKVRAQWLQQVRTTIEAHPVDPQLVQQVAERIRATAPGSRWILRSSTNAEDLAGFTGAGLYRSIRIKAGASDADIATALRGVWASVWQQGAFEERAWHGVDHAAVAMAVLVQPFVDGAVANGVAITANPFTEDRPGFLINAQVLGGSVTGAGGNEIPEQHMIYTFTDQFEFEVLSRSSRSGGQPLLTEADLQKLAPALQKLHSHFLWRWPGSANAVDAEFLIAGEDRHVVILQARPYTVSYKRLKVE